The following coding sequences lie in one Pelecanus crispus isolate bPelCri1 chromosome 27, bPelCri1.pri, whole genome shotgun sequence genomic window:
- the HACL2 gene encoding 2-hydroxyacyl-CoA lyase 2: MDLLAGIGCACAGLLAVLAVALLGVAYRLGLLYQLCHKVDPRSPRHGGELVAEVLKAHGVRFLFALAGGHISPILVASEKVGIRVVDTRHEATAVFAADAVSRLSGRIGVAAVTAGPGVTNTVTAVKNAQMAESPLLLIGGAAATLQKGRGALQDIDQLSLFKTLCKTCVSVRAVRDIVPALRKAIATAQSGTPGPVFVELPIDVLYPFHTVEKEIGGTKSARGLRGKVVQWYLQNYIRNLFAGAWEPQDVSPLPVQVPLATEDEVQRCAELVSRATKPLVLVGSQAMLPPTPAEELRAALEALGIPCYLGGAARGLLPPGSPLLLRQNRRDALRDADLVLLAGAVCDFRLSYGRLFGRRAAIVAVNRDRAQLLRNSDVFWKPQLAVQGDAASFVARLARSLRGYACPKDWLEGLREADRKKEQANREKAATPTAQHLNPLDLLYRLDALLPAESLLVADGGDFVGTAAYIVRPRRPLAWLDPGAFGTLGVGGGFALGAKLCRPDAEVWVLYGDGSLGYSLMEFDTFVRHKTPVIALVGNDACWSQIAREQVALLGSNVACGLEYLDYHAVAEALGGKGFVVGRPDRERLDTVLRAAQDACRQGHPVLINALIGKTDFRDGSISV; this comes from the exons ATGGATCTCCTCGCTGGCATCGGCTGCgcctgtgctgggctgctggcGGTGCTGGCGGTGGCACTGCTGGGGGTGGCGTATCGCTTGGGGCTCCTCTACCAGCTCTGCCATAAG GTGGACCCCCGAAGCCCCCGGCACGGCGGTGAGCTGGTGGCGGAGGTGCTGAAGGCACACGGCGTCCGCTTCCTCTTCGCCCTGGCTGGTGGCCACATCTCGCCCATCTTGGTGGCCAGCGAGAAGGTGGGCATCCGCGTGGTGGACACCCGGCATGAGGCCACCGCTGTCTTCGCCGCCGATGCCGTCTCCAGGCTCTCGG GTCGCATCGGCGTCGCTGCCGTCACTGCCGGTCCTGGCGTCACCAACACGGTGACAGCTGTCAAGAACGCCCAGATGGCCGAGTCACCGCTGCTGCTCATCGGGGGAGCAGCCGCCACGCTGCAGAAG GGTCGAGGAGCGCTGCAGGACATCGACCAGCTCTCGCTCTTCAAGACACTCTGCAAAACGTGCGTCTCGGTGCGCGCCGTCCGGGACATCGTCCCCGCCCTCCGCAAAGCCATCGCCACCGCGCAGTCGGGGACCCCCG GACCCGTCTTCGTGGAGCTCCCCATCGACGTCCTCTACCCCTTCCATACGGTGGAGAAGGAGATCGGCGGCACCAAAAGTGCCCGGGGACTGCGGGGAAAAGTGGTGCAGTG GTACCTCCAAAACTACATCCGTAATCTCTTTGCGGGTGCTTGGGAGCCCCAGGACGTCTCCCCGTTGCCCGTTCAGGTGCCGTTGGCCACCGAGGatgag GTGCAGCGGTGCGCAGAGCTGGTGAGCCGGGCCACGAAACCGCTGGTGCTGGTGGGCAGCCAGGCCATGCTGCCGCCCACGCCAGCCGAAGAGTTGCG CGCAGCGCTGGAGGCCCTGGGCATCCCCTGCTACCTGGGGGGTGCGGCGCGGGGGCTTctcccccccggcagccccctcctcctgcgCCAGAACCGCCGCGACGCCCTCCGCGACGCCgacctggtgctgctggcag GCGCCGTCTGTGATTTTCGCCTCTCCTACGGGCGTCTTTTCGGTCGCCGTGCCGCCATCGTGGCCGTTAACCGGGACCGGGCGCAGCTCCTCCGCAATTCCGATGTCTTCTGGAAACCTCAGCTCGCTGTGCAAG GCGACGCCGCCTCCTTCGTGGCGCGGTTGGCGCGGAGCCTGCGGGGCTACGCCTGCCCCAAGGACTGGCTGGAGGGGCTGCGCGAGGCTGATCGGAAAAAGGAGCAGGCTAACCG GGAGAAGGCAGCCACCCCCACCGCGCAACACCTGAACCCCCTGGACCTGCTGTACCGCCTGGATGCGCTGCTGCCCGCCGAGAGCCTCCTCGTAGCTGACGGCGGGGACTTCGTGGGCACCGCCGCCTACATCGTCCGTCCCCGACGTCCCCTCGCCTGGCTGGACCCCG GAGCTTTCGGCACGTTGGGAGTTGGCGGAGGGTTCGCGCTCGGCGCCAAGCTCTGCCGTCCTGACGCGGAG GTTTGGGTCCTCTACGGTGACGGCTCGCTGGGCTACAGCTTGATGGAGTTTGACACCTTCGTGCGGCACAAG ACGCCGGTCATCGCGCTGGTGGGCAACGACGCGTGCTGGAGCCAGATTGCCCGGGAGCAAGTGGCTTTGCTGGGCAGCAACGTGGCGTGTGGCCTCGAGTACCTGG ACTACCACGCGGTGGCCGAAGCTCTGGGTGGCAAAGGCTTTGTGGTGGGTCGCCCGGACCGTGAGCGGCTGGACACCGTCCTCCGCGCTGCGCAGGATGCGTGCCGCCAAGGCCACCCCGTCCTCATCAACGCCCTCATCGGCAAAACCGACTTCCGTGACGGCTCCATCTCCGTCTAG